The following coding sequences lie in one Synechococcus sp. CC9902 genomic window:
- the ppk2 gene encoding polyphosphate kinase 2 codes for MSKKDHQKNFAHSKHDGTTEGDIVRHPNSQQLKKKFYEDELSKIQAELVKMQYWVKATGYRIVILFEGRDAAGKGGAIKRLTEPMNPRGCRVVALGTPSDQQKSQWYFQRYIEHLPSAGEIVIFDRSWYNRAGVEKVMGFATAKQVEQFYVACPRFEQMLTEDGILLLKYWFSINDEEQEKRFQERIENEQRRWKLSPMDIESRNRWVDYSKAKDVMMAHTHSAEAPWFTIEADDKRRARLNCLQHVLSKVPYQDMTPPPIKLPKRPNQGTYQRPPINEQFFVPNHYPYESE; via the coding sequence ATGTCAAAAAAAGACCATCAAAAGAATTTCGCGCATTCGAAGCACGATGGAACGACAGAAGGCGATATAGTCCGACACCCAAATTCGCAGCAATTAAAGAAAAAATTCTACGAAGATGAGCTGAGTAAAATACAAGCAGAGCTGGTAAAAATGCAATACTGGGTAAAAGCAACTGGATATCGGATTGTCATCCTTTTTGAAGGTCGTGACGCAGCAGGCAAAGGTGGTGCCATCAAACGATTAACAGAGCCAATGAATCCCCGAGGCTGCCGAGTCGTCGCACTTGGAACGCCATCAGACCAACAGAAAAGCCAGTGGTACTTTCAACGCTATATTGAACATTTACCCTCGGCAGGGGAAATCGTCATTTTCGACCGCAGTTGGTATAACCGCGCTGGAGTGGAAAAGGTAATGGGCTTTGCAACCGCAAAACAGGTGGAGCAATTTTATGTTGCTTGCCCACGATTTGAACAAATGCTTACCGAAGATGGAATTTTACTACTCAAGTATTGGTTCTCTATAAATGACGAAGAGCAAGAAAAACGCTTTCAGGAACGAATTGAGAATGAACAACGCCGATGGAAACTCAGCCCAATGGATATCGAGTCTAGAAACCGATGGGTTGATTATTCCAAAGCAAAAGACGTCATGATGGCGCACACCCATAGTGCCGAAGCTCCCTGGTTCACGATCGAAGCCGATGACAAACGTCGCGCTCGTTTGAATTGCCTCCAACATGTTCTGAGCAAAGTGCCCTATCAAGACATGACGCCACCTCCAATCAAGCTACCCAAACGCCCAAACCAAGGGACTTATCAGCGACCACCGATTAACGAACAGTTTTTCGTTCCAAACCACTACCCATATGAAAGTGAATAG
- a CDS encoding DUF4335 domain-containing protein, with translation MQKNTYRYEQTAALLLVEGYPDLSAGHGSEAIGILSAWRLQLIGTPELEGTRDHLESLMTAVMPYARHQLSGVGRRFGASSSFVSIGPMDSGPGHQLELRSSREGVEPLQIKLDDADLADLVRCLDRLRLDERVKLTWTIPADQPLKRQELVDRIPLKRRLAAPVLGGFALAATVGMALLQPLPPIGEESTKPLAPGIETAQPDAER, from the coding sequence ATGCAAAAAAACACCTACCGCTACGAACAAACGGCCGCTCTTCTCCTGGTGGAGGGGTACCCAGATTTATCCGCCGGCCACGGCAGTGAGGCCATTGGAATTTTGTCTGCCTGGCGCCTTCAGCTCATCGGTACTCCGGAACTCGAAGGCACTCGCGACCATCTCGAGTCGTTAATGACAGCCGTGATGCCCTATGCGCGACACCAGTTGTCAGGAGTGGGGCGTCGCTTTGGTGCCAGCAGTAGTTTCGTTTCCATCGGCCCCATGGACTCAGGGCCTGGCCATCAACTGGAACTGCGCAGCAGTCGTGAAGGGGTCGAACCACTGCAGATCAAGCTCGATGATGCCGACCTAGCTGATCTGGTGCGCTGCCTGGATCGTCTTCGTTTGGATGAACGCGTCAAGCTGACCTGGACAATCCCGGCCGATCAACCGCTGAAACGTCAGGAGCTAGTCGATCGCATTCCGCTGAAACGCCGATTAGCCGCTCCGGTTCTTGGCGGATTTGCTCTAGCGGCAACGGTGGGCATGGCGCTTCTCCAACCCTTACCCCCGATCGGAGAAGAGTCGACAAAACCCTTGGCCCCGGGGATTGAAACAGCACAACCCGATGCCGAACGTTGA
- a CDS encoding DUF3038 domain-containing protein, with amino-acid sequence MTEVPQQSGAHLSRRGVERLDLLLLTVEALDLNGGEAMLWTSHQMGLQAQFPNRVELWKRRCHNPLRRTTRREQLNPVDAESLICLVCAMAERLYPMLHQLLSSREPAQLTQERWMLLKERLGDLIEERMNLRRGAVMHLLNHDSEGPLHRQLINTLALCAGPGGIDRLRATLLDPTP; translated from the coding sequence ATGACAGAAGTTCCTCAGCAGTCTGGTGCCCACCTCAGCCGTCGGGGCGTGGAACGACTCGACCTCCTACTCCTTACCGTTGAGGCCCTCGACCTCAACGGAGGTGAGGCAATGCTGTGGACCAGCCACCAGATGGGGCTTCAAGCCCAGTTTCCCAATCGAGTTGAGCTATGGAAGCGGCGGTGCCACAACCCGCTTCGCCGCACAACGCGCAGGGAGCAACTCAATCCCGTGGATGCCGAATCCCTGATTTGCTTGGTGTGTGCCATGGCAGAAAGGCTGTACCCCATGCTCCACCAGCTGCTCTCCAGCCGTGAACCGGCTCAACTCACCCAAGAGCGCTGGATGTTGCTCAAGGAACGCCTGGGAGATCTAATCGAGGAACGTATGAATCTTCGACGCGGTGCTGTGATGCATCTTCTGAATCACGACAGCGAGGGCCCCCTTCACCGCCAACTGATCAACACCCTTGCCCTCTGTGCTGGCCCCGGTGGCATTGACAGACTTCGCGCCACGTTGCTCGACCCCACACCCTGA
- a CDS encoding glycosyltransferase family 9 protein: protein MQRFDGRDLGSSPHIAVLGSCKLGNFIVTIPMLRILRNKYPGAVIDFWGSEITKDFELALCGKNQPLDWRTSWDKKYSEIKKIFDSFTDRVRKYSNYDLLINCDGFNPLTQALSSLFKPKYLAGAGLREDGRSLLEWGLLPNQRFLADKDWDSIEFIKRYSEYFKSNYIAELICRMVFLNPSADDLALIDLPWEEPGFDVPEILIHCTTARSAKIWPFDNWSEVLIFCQTEQIKVGLIGASPQIQASEYHSQGGEDSLIKNFPSILTDLRGKTNLIQLAGACKLARGTISVDAGPMHVSAGVGSKTLAIVGNDKRGDGVSPIRLWLPRTKLCERTISDYSTTSFAENHYSNDNLKIAKKCMNGVPPSQIIDWIKSL from the coding sequence ATGCAACGCTTTGATGGCCGTGACCTGGGATCATCTCCACATATTGCCGTATTAGGAAGCTGCAAGCTTGGAAATTTCATAGTAACAATTCCAATGCTTCGCATCCTAAGAAATAAATATCCAGGCGCAGTCATTGACTTCTGGGGAAGCGAGATAACAAAAGACTTTGAACTCGCATTGTGCGGAAAAAATCAACCATTAGACTGGAGAACGTCTTGGGACAAAAAATATTCAGAAATTAAAAAAATCTTTGATTCATTCACAGATCGAGTCAGAAAATATTCCAACTATGATTTACTTATTAACTGCGACGGCTTCAATCCGCTTACTCAAGCACTATCGAGCTTGTTTAAACCAAAATACCTTGCCGGTGCTGGCCTCAGGGAAGATGGAAGATCACTTCTAGAATGGGGTTTGCTTCCAAATCAACGATTTTTAGCAGACAAAGACTGGGACTCGATTGAATTTATAAAAAGATACTCTGAATATTTTAAAAGCAACTATATCGCTGAGTTGATATGCAGGATGGTTTTCCTTAATCCCAGTGCAGACGACTTGGCATTGATCGACCTACCCTGGGAAGAACCGGGTTTTGATGTACCCGAAATTCTTATTCACTGCACCACCGCTAGAAGCGCAAAAATCTGGCCTTTTGACAATTGGAGCGAAGTATTAATATTTTGCCAAACCGAGCAGATAAAAGTAGGCCTAATTGGGGCGTCTCCTCAGATTCAAGCGAGCGAATATCATTCGCAAGGAGGAGAAGATAGCCTAATTAAAAACTTTCCATCCATACTAACTGATCTTCGAGGTAAAACCAATCTGATTCAACTGGCTGGAGCGTGCAAACTTGCCAGAGGAACCATCAGTGTTGATGCAGGCCCTATGCATGTTTCTGCAGGGGTTGGTTCCAAGACGCTAGCCATCGTAGGCAACGATAAGCGCGGCGATGGAGTGAGCCCAATAAGACTTTGGCTCCCAAGAACCAAACTTTGCGAAAGAACAATTAGCGACTACTCAACAACTAGCTTTGCAGAAAATCACTACAGCAATGATAATTTAAAGATTGCCAAAAAATGTATGAATGGAGTTCCACCCTCTCAAATAATTGATTGGATCAAAAGCCTTTGA
- a CDS encoding adenine phosphoribosyltransferase, which produces MSSVDLASYIRTIPDFPKPGILFRDINPMLRSPEAVAEVIRLLSLVCERTRPDLIVGIESRGFIVGAPLAHQCGLGFVPVRKPGKLPGDVVGIDYSLEYGSDRLEIQADALVGQPRVLVVDDLLATGGTAAATAQLVTQAGGELVGFAFVIELKGLGGRTVLPKDLSVDSLLAYD; this is translated from the coding sequence ATGTCTTCGGTAGATTTAGCCTCGTATATCCGGACGATTCCAGATTTTCCCAAGCCTGGGATTCTGTTTCGAGACATCAATCCGATGCTGCGTTCCCCTGAAGCGGTTGCGGAAGTGATCCGTCTGCTTTCTTTGGTGTGTGAGCGAACTCGTCCGGACTTGATTGTGGGAATCGAATCCCGGGGATTCATCGTGGGTGCTCCCCTGGCTCATCAATGTGGCCTTGGTTTTGTGCCGGTTCGGAAGCCCGGCAAGTTGCCCGGCGATGTTGTTGGAATTGATTATTCGCTTGAGTACGGCAGCGACCGGCTTGAAATTCAGGCCGATGCATTGGTGGGCCAACCGAGAGTTTTGGTGGTGGACGACCTACTCGCCACCGGCGGCACCGCGGCTGCAACCGCGCAGTTGGTAACCCAGGCCGGCGGAGAATTGGTCGGTTTTGCGTTTGTGATTGAGCTCAAGGGGCTCGGCGGCAGAACAGTGCTGCCCAAGGATCTATCCGTTGATTCATTGCTCGCCTACGACTGA
- a CDS encoding DUF2949 domain-containing protein encodes MVMCSHPQPSAPEDLEQFLLRRVGLSLNALQLGLRQAELEQAPLPIVLWSFGLLNLEQLQTVLDWQDAQS; translated from the coding sequence ATGGTGATGTGCAGCCATCCACAGCCATCCGCACCGGAGGACTTAGAGCAGTTTTTGTTGCGCCGTGTTGGGTTAAGCCTGAACGCCCTGCAGCTTGGGTTGCGACAGGCAGAGCTCGAGCAGGCTCCCTTACCCATTGTTTTATGGAGCTTCGGGTTACTCAACCTGGAGCAACTTCAAACGGTGCTGGATTGGCAGGACGCTCAGTCGTAG
- a CDS encoding FAD-dependent monooxygenase → MTRHTLVMASFLMETHVMGAGPTGCMVALALAHQNQRVVLFDPQNSKALAARSRAYAITHSSRRLMQRLGVWDELRKDLVAFEQLDLRDLAAGRQVLFVSDDLAEKNRGHHGIGWILDHRPLMTALLQRLQESALVQLHLGGEAAPIPSPDSLVIAADGPSSPTRESWGIGCWQHRYRQGCLTAKVVLRGVQANQACELFRPEGPLAVLPLGNDHFQVVWSAPMQRCQDRSALPPSEFLDQLAGILPQGIDPDLLLDQPKAFPQQWMLARRLSRGRGVLVGEAGHRCHPVGGQGLNLCWRDVDVLVKSVQKGGTAKRIAARYGRQRWIDLILVGTATDLLVRCFSNRIGLLVVFRRIALQLLKQSRGLRQVSLRAMTDGPLQIGQALPD, encoded by the coding sequence ATGACTCGCCACACTCTTGTGATGGCGAGTTTTTTAATGGAAACCCATGTCATGGGGGCCGGTCCGACCGGGTGCATGGTGGCCCTGGCCTTGGCGCATCAAAATCAGCGCGTGGTTTTATTTGATCCGCAAAATTCAAAAGCACTGGCAGCGCGAAGTCGTGCCTACGCCATTACCCATTCCAGCCGACGACTCATGCAGCGCTTGGGCGTTTGGGATGAGCTCCGTAAGGATTTGGTGGCCTTCGAACAACTCGACCTTCGTGATCTTGCGGCAGGTCGTCAGGTGCTGTTCGTTTCGGATGATTTGGCCGAAAAGAACCGCGGCCATCACGGAATCGGCTGGATTCTTGACCACCGACCTTTGATGACTGCTCTTTTGCAAAGACTTCAAGAGTCGGCGCTTGTGCAGTTGCATCTCGGTGGCGAAGCCGCTCCCATACCGAGCCCCGACAGCCTTGTGATCGCGGCCGATGGACCGTCGTCTCCGACCCGTGAAAGCTGGGGCATTGGTTGTTGGCAGCATCGCTATCGGCAGGGATGCTTAACCGCCAAGGTGGTGCTTCGAGGTGTCCAAGCCAATCAAGCCTGCGAATTATTTCGGCCTGAAGGACCGCTTGCCGTCTTACCCCTTGGCAACGACCATTTCCAAGTGGTTTGGAGCGCACCGATGCAGCGCTGCCAAGACCGCAGCGCGTTACCACCAAGCGAATTCCTAGACCAACTGGCTGGGATTTTGCCTCAGGGCATCGACCCAGACCTTCTTTTGGATCAGCCCAAGGCCTTCCCCCAACAATGGATGCTGGCGCGTCGCCTCAGCAGAGGCCGTGGCGTTTTGGTCGGAGAAGCTGGGCACCGCTGCCATCCGGTGGGTGGACAAGGCTTAAACCTTTGTTGGCGGGATGTTGATGTGTTGGTGAAGTCGGTGCAGAAAGGCGGCACCGCTAAGCGGATCGCTGCCCGTTATGGACGTCAACGCTGGATCGATCTGATCTTGGTTGGTACTGCCACGGACCTACTGGTGCGATGTTTCTCGAATCGCATCGGCCTGCTTGTTGTTTTTAGGCGGATTGCCCTGCAACTGCTCAAGCAGAGCCGTGGCCTGCGGCAAGTCAGTCTCCGGGCGATGACCGACGGCCCCCTGCAGATCGGACAGGCGTTGCCAGACTGA
- a CDS encoding high light inducible protein — MTQSTPSSPVIRGATVTTEDGGRLNAFAAEPRMEVVESEQGWGFHDRAEKLNGRMAMLGFIALLATEIAMGGEAFTHGLLGLG, encoded by the coding sequence ATGACTCAATCCACTCCTTCATCACCCGTGATCCGTGGCGCCACTGTCACCACAGAAGATGGCGGTCGTCTCAACGCCTTTGCCGCTGAACCCCGCATGGAAGTGGTGGAGAGTGAGCAGGGTTGGGGCTTCCACGACCGCGCTGAAAAGCTGAATGGACGCATGGCCATGCTCGGCTTCATCGCATTGCTCGCAACAGAGATCGCCATGGGCGGTGAAGCGTTCACCCACGGCTTACTCGGACTCGGCTGA
- the dapB gene encoding 4-hydroxy-tetrahydrodipicolinate reductase, with the protein MSSPIPVVVAGALGRMGAEVINAVVNAEDCQLVGAIDNTPGKEGTDVGLELGIKELEVAVTADFEGCLCAVSQSVRNSDQNAVLVDFTHPSVVFDHTRAAIAYGVHPVIGTTGLSPIQLNDLTEFSAKASIGGAVIPNFSVGMVLLQQAAAAAARFYDHAELTELHHNRKADAPSGTCIKTAELMEEVKQSFNPAEVDEHESLQGSRGGVRDSGLNLHSLRLPGLVAHQEVMFGAPGETYTLRHDTIDRSAYMPGVLLTIRKVGSLQQLVYGLERLI; encoded by the coding sequence ATGTCCTCTCCAATTCCTGTTGTTGTTGCGGGAGCTCTCGGCCGGATGGGCGCGGAAGTCATCAACGCGGTCGTCAACGCCGAGGACTGCCAACTGGTGGGAGCGATCGACAACACCCCCGGCAAGGAGGGAACTGATGTGGGCCTAGAGCTCGGCATCAAAGAACTTGAGGTGGCCGTCACAGCCGATTTCGAAGGTTGCCTTTGTGCCGTAAGCCAATCGGTACGCAATTCCGACCAGAACGCTGTGCTGGTGGATTTCACCCATCCTTCTGTGGTGTTTGATCACACCAGAGCTGCAATCGCCTACGGCGTGCATCCGGTGATTGGCACCACAGGACTCAGCCCTATACAACTGAACGATCTCACTGAGTTTTCAGCCAAAGCTTCAATCGGAGGGGCGGTGATTCCCAATTTCTCCGTCGGGATGGTGCTCTTGCAGCAAGCCGCGGCGGCAGCGGCCCGTTTCTATGACCACGCCGAGCTCACTGAGCTTCATCACAACCGCAAGGCGGATGCTCCGAGTGGCACCTGCATCAAAACAGCCGAACTCATGGAAGAGGTCAAACAAAGCTTCAACCCAGCGGAGGTGGATGAGCATGAATCGCTGCAAGGTTCACGGGGAGGGGTTCGGGACAGCGGACTCAACCTTCATTCCCTGCGCTTACCAGGGCTTGTCGCCCATCAAGAGGTGATGTTTGGTGCACCAGGTGAGACTTACACCCTCCGCCACGACACGATTGATCGATCGGCCTACATGCCTGGGGTTTTGCTCACTATTCGAAAAGTGGGTTCTCTCCAACAATTGGTCTATGGCCTGGAAAGGCTGATTTGA
- a CDS encoding magnesium chelatase subunit H: MFTQVRSANRRVAPVDGQNHKSVMKAVYVVLEPQYQNALTQAANALNAAGSELGIELSGYLIEELRDDDNYAGFCADVAEADVFIASLIFIEDLAQKVVDAVAPHRDRLKAAVVFPSMPEVMRLNKLGSFSMAQLGQSKSAIAGFMKKRKEAGGAGFQDAMLKLLNTLPTVLKYLPVEKAQDARSFMLSFQYWLGGTPDNLRNFLLMLADKYVFPPAEGEERPAMNVAEPEVFPDLGIWHPLAPSMFEDLKEYLNWNASRTDLSEQARTGPVIGLVLQRSHIVTGDDAHYVATIQELEYRGARVIPIFCGGLDFSRPVNAFFFDPLNPEQPLVDGIVSLTGFALVGGPARQDHPKAIESLKKLNRPYMVALPLVFQTTQEWEGSDLGLHPVQVALQIAIPELDGAIEPIVLSGRDDATGKAHTLQDRIDAIAERAIRWSSLRTKPRVDKKLAITVFSFPPDKGNVGTAAYLDVFGSIHRVMQEMKAKGYDVQNLPSSPKALLEAVINDPEAMQGSPELSIAHRMSVEEYERLTPYSNRLEENWGKPPGNLNSDGQNLLVFGRHFGNIFVGVQPTFGYEGDPMRLLYSRSASPHHGFAAYYTYLQKIWKADAVLHFGTHGSLEFMPGKQMGMSETCYPDSLIGALPNLYYYAANNPSEATIAKRRGYASTISYLTPPAENAGLYKGLKELGELVGSYQQLREGGRGVQIVNTIVETARQCNLDKDVDLPEDDAGSIDLEGRDALVGAVYRQLMEIESRLLPCGLHTIGRPPTAEEAIATLVSIAALEREEDGLRSLPGLLAESIGRSIEDIYQGNDNGVLADVELNRTITETCRAAVGAMVRSLTGLDGRVSMRNSFGWFYDVLARFGFKLPSPWLRACCNSDFAQIDATELDKLFGYLRFCLEQICADMEMESLLKALDGEYILPGPGGDPIRNPGVLPSGKNIHALDPQAIPTRAAVAAAKGVVDKLIERQREEQGAWPETIACVLWGTDNIKTYGESLAQILWFVGVKPMPDSVGRVNKLELLSLEELGRPRIDVVVNCSGVFRDLFINQMALIDQAVKMAAEADEPLDQNFVRKHSLEQAEKEGTSVRDAACRVFSNASGSYSSNVNLAVENSTWEEEGELQEMYLSRKTFAFNADNPGEMNQNRDVFESVMKTADVTFQNLDSAEISLTDVSHYFDSDPTKLIAGLRDDGKAPTSYIADTTTANAQVRSLSETIRLDSRTKLLNPKWYEGMLDSGYEGVREVAKRLNFTLGWSATSGSVDNFVYEEANETFINDPEMRKRLLELNPNSFRQIVGTLLEVHGRGYWETSDENIEQLQELYQEVEDRIEGVVAD; encoded by the coding sequence ATGTTCACACAGGTCCGCTCCGCTAATCGTCGCGTTGCCCCTGTTGATGGTCAGAACCACAAATCGGTGATGAAGGCCGTGTATGTGGTGCTGGAACCCCAGTATCAGAACGCGTTGACTCAAGCCGCCAATGCCCTGAATGCAGCGGGTTCTGAGCTCGGGATTGAGTTGAGCGGCTACCTAATAGAAGAGTTGCGTGATGACGACAACTACGCCGGTTTTTGTGCGGATGTGGCTGAGGCAGACGTTTTTATCGCCTCGTTGATTTTTATTGAAGACTTGGCCCAGAAGGTGGTCGACGCAGTTGCCCCCCACCGCGATCGTTTAAAAGCAGCTGTTGTCTTCCCCTCGATGCCAGAGGTGATGCGGCTGAACAAGCTCGGCAGCTTCTCCATGGCGCAGCTTGGCCAGAGCAAAAGTGCGATTGCCGGCTTCATGAAAAAGCGGAAGGAGGCCGGAGGAGCCGGTTTTCAAGACGCCATGCTCAAGCTGCTGAACACACTTCCCACGGTTCTGAAATACCTGCCAGTGGAGAAAGCGCAGGATGCGCGCAGCTTCATGCTCAGCTTCCAGTACTGGCTTGGAGGAACTCCGGACAATCTTCGGAATTTTCTGCTGATGTTGGCGGATAAATACGTGTTCCCCCCCGCCGAAGGTGAGGAGCGCCCAGCGATGAATGTGGCGGAACCGGAGGTTTTTCCAGATCTCGGGATCTGGCATCCCTTGGCTCCATCGATGTTTGAAGATCTCAAGGAGTATCTGAATTGGAACGCAAGCCGCACTGATCTGTCTGAGCAGGCCAGAACTGGCCCGGTGATTGGTCTGGTGTTGCAACGCAGCCACATCGTGACGGGAGACGACGCCCACTACGTCGCCACGATTCAAGAACTGGAATACCGCGGAGCTCGGGTGATTCCGATCTTTTGTGGTGGACTCGACTTTTCGAGGCCCGTCAACGCTTTTTTCTTCGACCCACTCAATCCAGAGCAGCCCTTGGTGGACGGCATTGTTTCTTTAACAGGATTCGCCCTTGTGGGGGGACCAGCTCGTCAGGATCACCCCAAGGCGATTGAGTCTCTGAAGAAGCTCAATCGCCCTTACATGGTTGCGTTGCCATTGGTGTTCCAAACCACCCAAGAATGGGAGGGCAGCGACCTTGGCTTACATCCAGTGCAGGTGGCTCTTCAGATCGCTATCCCTGAGTTGGATGGCGCAATCGAACCCATCGTGCTGTCGGGTCGAGACGACGCCACCGGGAAAGCTCATACCCTTCAAGATCGAATCGATGCGATAGCTGAACGGGCGATTCGTTGGTCCTCGTTGCGGACCAAGCCCCGCGTCGATAAGAAACTTGCCATCACTGTTTTCAGCTTCCCTCCAGATAAGGGCAACGTTGGTACTGCTGCGTATCTCGATGTTTTTGGCTCGATTCATCGCGTGATGCAGGAAATGAAGGCCAAGGGATACGACGTGCAGAACCTGCCGAGTTCTCCCAAAGCCCTCCTGGAGGCGGTGATCAACGATCCAGAAGCGATGCAGGGTTCCCCTGAGCTATCGATTGCCCATCGCATGAGCGTTGAGGAATACGAGCGCCTTACGCCCTACTCCAATCGTCTGGAGGAGAACTGGGGGAAACCCCCTGGAAATCTCAACAGCGATGGACAAAACCTGTTGGTGTTTGGTCGCCATTTCGGCAATATTTTCGTTGGCGTCCAGCCCACCTTTGGCTACGAAGGCGATCCGATGCGCCTGCTGTACTCCCGCAGTGCAAGCCCCCATCATGGATTTGCTGCCTACTACACCTACCTCCAAAAAATTTGGAAGGCGGATGCCGTTCTCCACTTCGGCACCCATGGCTCGCTGGAGTTCATGCCTGGAAAGCAAATGGGCATGAGTGAAACCTGTTACCCAGATTCGTTGATTGGTGCTCTTCCAAACCTCTATTACTACGCCGCAAATAATCCATCTGAAGCAACAATCGCGAAGCGTCGTGGGTACGCCTCCACCATTAGCTACCTCACACCTCCGGCAGAAAATGCTGGCTTGTACAAGGGGCTGAAGGAGCTTGGTGAGCTGGTGGGCTCCTATCAACAGCTGCGGGAAGGTGGCCGTGGGGTTCAAATCGTCAACACGATTGTTGAAACGGCTCGCCAGTGCAATCTCGATAAGGATGTCGACCTACCTGAGGATGATGCCGGATCAATTGATCTTGAGGGTCGCGACGCTTTGGTGGGAGCCGTTTACCGGCAGTTGATGGAGATCGAAAGTCGTTTGTTGCCCTGTGGTTTACACACGATTGGTCGACCTCCTACGGCGGAGGAAGCAATCGCCACTCTGGTCAGCATTGCTGCATTGGAACGCGAGGAAGATGGCCTGCGGTCATTGCCCGGTCTGTTGGCGGAGTCGATTGGCCGCAGCATTGAAGACATCTATCAGGGCAACGACAACGGTGTGCTCGCCGATGTGGAACTCAACCGCACAATTACGGAGACATGCCGTGCTGCGGTGGGAGCCATGGTTCGGTCGCTGACCGGTCTGGATGGCCGGGTGAGCATGCGAAATAGTTTCGGCTGGTTCTACGACGTTCTTGCTCGCTTTGGTTTTAAGTTGCCATCTCCATGGCTCAGGGCTTGCTGTAACTCTGATTTTGCTCAGATTGATGCCACTGAGCTCGATAAGTTGTTCGGCTACTTGCGCTTCTGCCTAGAACAAATCTGCGCTGATATGGAAATGGAGAGTTTGTTGAAAGCTCTCGATGGTGAATACATCCTGCCCGGTCCTGGTGGAGATCCGATCCGTAATCCGGGAGTTTTGCCGAGTGGCAAAAACATTCACGCCCTCGACCCCCAGGCCATTCCAACGCGCGCCGCAGTTGCTGCGGCGAAGGGAGTGGTGGACAAACTGATTGAACGACAGCGAGAAGAACAGGGTGCTTGGCCTGAAACCATTGCCTGCGTTCTTTGGGGAACCGACAACATCAAAACCTACGGCGAGTCTCTTGCTCAAATCCTTTGGTTTGTTGGTGTGAAGCCCATGCCCGACTCCGTTGGCCGTGTCAACAAACTGGAGCTGCTTTCCCTAGAGGAATTGGGTCGTCCCCGTATTGATGTGGTGGTGAATTGCTCCGGGGTGTTCCGTGATTTGTTTATCAATCAGATGGCTTTGATTGATCAGGCAGTGAAGATGGCTGCCGAGGCTGATGAGCCGCTTGATCAAAACTTTGTGAGGAAGCATTCGCTTGAACAGGCTGAGAAAGAAGGGACAAGTGTGCGGGATGCTGCCTGCAGAGTGTTCTCCAATGCCAGTGGAAGCTACAGCTCTAATGTGAACCTTGCGGTTGAGAACAGCACCTGGGAAGAAGAAGGAGAGCTTCAAGAGATGTACCTCTCCCGTAAAACGTTTGCTTTCAATGCCGATAATCCTGGCGAGATGAACCAAAATCGAGACGTCTTTGAGTCGGTAATGAAAACTGCCGATGTTACGTTTCAAAACCTTGATTCAGCCGAAATCTCATTAACAGATGTCAGTCATTATTTCGATTCTGATCCCACGAAGTTAATTGCAGGACTTCGAGATGATGGCAAGGCTCCTACAAGTTATATCGCCGACACCACAACGGCTAACGCACAAGTTCGCTCTTTAAGTGAAACAATCCGTTTAGACTCTCGCACCAAACTTCTCAATCCAAAGTGGTACGAGGGGATGCTCGATTCCGGTTATGAGGGCGTTCGCGAAGTGGCTAAACGTCTGAATTTCACCCTCGGATGGAGTGCTACCAGTGGTTCGGTCGATAATTTTGTTTACGAGGAAGCCAATGAAACGTTCATTAATGATCCTGAGATGAGGAAGAGATTGCTAGAACTTAACCCGAATAGTTTCCGTCAAATTGTCGGTACTTTGCTTGAGGTTCATGGTCGTGGTTATTGGGAAACTTCTGATGAAAATATTGAGCAACTGCAGGAGCTTTACCAAGAGGTTGAAGATCGCATTGAGGGAGTCGTTGCAGATTAA